One genomic segment of Gopherus flavomarginatus isolate rGopFla2 chromosome 11, rGopFla2.mat.asm, whole genome shotgun sequence includes these proteins:
- the LOC127031778 gene encoding olfactory receptor 14A16-like has translation MVNQSTVTEFLLQGFSDVQELQILHFLVFLVIYLAALVSNLLIIIAIAIDHHLHTPMYFFLGDLSFLDVCYISVTVPKTMVNSLNNTRLISFFGCAAQLYFGITFAFAEVTLLTAMAYDHYVAICHPLRYRVIMTRGVCARMAASSWISSCIYSLCHTANIFLLPFCGSNVVDQFFCDIPQLLKLSCGDTSANEIVVIVLSALVGLFFFISIFVSYIHIFFAVLRIPSAQGRYKSFSTCLPHLLVFSLFISTGIYTYLRQGSASSPYQGMMAAVLYTVVSPIINPLIYSLRNQEIKEALGKILSKMFFTKNLFTY, from the coding sequence ATGGTCAACCAAAGCACTGTGACCGAGTTCCTTCTCCagggattctctgatgttcaggAGTTGCAGATTTTACACTTCTTGGTGTTTCTAGTGATTTATCTGGCAGCCCTGGTGAGCAATCTTCTCATCATCATAGCCATTGCCATTGACCACCACCTTCACACCccaatgtacttcttcctgggcgACTTGTCCTTCCTAGATGTCTGCTACATCTCCGTCACTGTCCCCAAGACCATGGTGAACTCCTTAAACAACACCAGGctgatctctttctttggctGTGCTGCccaactctattttggcatcacCTTTGCCTTTGCAGAGGTGACCCTTCTCACTGCAATGGCATATGACCACTACGTTGCAATCTGCCATCCTTTGCGTTACAGGGTCATTATGACCAGAGGGGTATGTGCACGGATGGCAGCTAGTTCCTGGATCAGCAGCTGTATCTATTCATTGTGCCACACTGCTAATATCTTCCTATTACCTTTCTGTGGGTCCAATGTTGTTGATCAGTTCTTCTGCGATATCCCACAGCTACTGAAACTCTCTTGTGGTGATACAAGCGCTAATGAAATTGTGGTTATTGTATTAAGTGCTTTGGTGggtttatttttcttcatttcaatATTTGTGTCCTACATTCACATCTTTTTTGCTGTGCTAAGAATCCCCTCTGCACAGGGCAGGTATAAATCCTTCTCCACTTGTTTGCCACACTTACTTGTGTTTTCATTGTTTATCAGCACTGGCATATATACGTACCTAAGGCAGGGATCAGCATCTTCCCCGTATCAGGGCATGATGGCTGCTGTGTTGTATACTGTGGTTTCCCCAATAATAAATCCACTCATTTACAGCCTGAGAAACCAGGAGATAAAAGAAGCTCTGGGCAAAATTTTAAGCAAGATGTTCTTCACCAAGAACCTTTTTACCTATTAA